DNA from Vitis vinifera cultivar Pinot Noir 40024 chromosome 19, ASM3070453v1:
CTTGGCATAGACTTGAAGCAAATTGAAAAGAGTACTTTTCATTTCTCAAGAAgaccatgcaaaataaatttttagaaagtttAACTTGAATATGTGTAATATGGTAAACACAATAATATAATGCAAAGCTAAATTATCAAAGACATGTAGAAGGAGAAAAAGTGGATTCAACATAACATAAAATCTTAGTTGGAACCGTACACTATTTGACTCATACAAGTTCAAACATTCTCTTTGGAGTTGGATTTGTCCATCATTATATGGAAGCACTAATGGTTATTTACACTAAGACCTCCTAGTGAATTTTTCACTACATCAACGAcacatttgattatgacttatATTATTCACCTTTAACAATTTTAGACTTGTTGGATATAATGATAGTAATTAAGGTGGAGACTTGGATGATATAGAGAGAACCAATAGCTTTATATTCCTCATGGGAGAGACACCATGTTCGCTTGGACTTCAAAGAAGCAACCTATTGTGAAACTTTCAACCTATGAAGTGGAATTTGTGAAAATGTTTACAAAATCTCATAATCAAATTGTGAAAATGTTTACAAAGTCTCTCAAGTTTAATGATTTTAGAATGCTAAGGATGCTACTTTTACAAATCAAGTTGAAGGCATGAGTGAAAATGTTGacaaagtttaaaatttttagaaaactaaggATGCTATTTTTACAAACCAAGTTGAAGGGAGGATGTTAGTTAAACTGGATTTAGgaagtttctaaaaaattagaatttgagttagATTCTAAAATGCTTGATTTAGTTTGTATATTTTGTTATTacaagattttatattttaccaTTATGagtatctatttttttttaggtgtTAATATCTATAAATAAGATGTTACGTAATAGTTGAACAAGAGTGGTGGAagacaataaattttttcttagtcatctcaattatttaaatatctCCCTTTACATATGTAATTACTTGTGTATTTTTTTCAACCATATTACTGCAACATATGTGAATCTGCTGGTTGGTCTATGAAAATTTATATCAGTTGTTCAACCTGTTAAATTCTGTTAGGTTTGTGTAACGGTATTTAGATCATAGCATCTTTCCCTAAGCCCgcatttttctaaatatataattaaaattgttgtGCTTGCAATTTTAATGAAATCTAGCATTGGATACTTAACTACATCCCACAAAACGACAAAATCACCTGCCTTTAGCCAAGTTGTGTTTCAACAGTAAAGTAATTATCTCAATCAAAACACAAAATTCAGTTTTCTAAACAATTATTGTTATTGGAAAACATGCACGGAACTTAAGCATCATAAGGTACTTAAGCAATCCTAGTTGGACGTTCAGTATCCAGATCTTTTCATTAAttggtttttctctttttgtgcCAACATCTGCTCTCTCTCTCCAGCATGCAAGCGTAAGTGGTAAGCACCTCTTTTGTGCTTTAAATTAATTGGATACTTGATCTTATTCCGCCATTCTTTTGGGTCTAACCCAAAAATACATTTACCATGCCTTCTTTTCATGTCCTCAACTTACTCAAAAGCTCATAAGTCCCATTGGATATGATGTACTGAGTTTCagattttttaagtaaaattatcAACATCGTCTAGCATATATACTAATAAGTTATACTCTTTTCAACAgtttaaattgtttttgtttatagATTATATGGATGTTTTAACACTCAGAGAAATTGAAATGCAGCCAAATATgcagaaaaaagaaatggttgTGACCAATAGTtatatttattctcttttatttctattgatactcaaatttttAGGGATAGAGCGTCAACAATCCTTGTGATGAGTTAATAATGTTGAGAAAAGTCAATGACTACACAATGtagcttaaaaccaaatatgTCATCAAAGAAGACATCAATAATCACCCCCACACAATGATATGTTGTATAATTCATTACTTGTATCAAACACAAATTTGCTTCAATGTGTGTCTATGAATAAAAGAGAGTTCTTGGTTTACATTCGAAATACATGCTATATAGGCCATGCTAATAGCAATTGATAACAAGAATCTCAACACTGAAGTCCACGTAGAATCAGGTGTGCACCATATTGGGGTTGCATAGTTAGGATACTAAAAGGAGCATGAGCATAGGATGGCGAAAGTTCAAATGAGAAGTGTTGTAAGATCATTGCCAAAGCTATTTTTGCCTCCATCATTGCAAAATTTTGTCCAATGCATACCCGAGGACCCCAACCAAATGGGAAAAATGAAACTTGGTTTTTTGTTGCCTTCAAAACTCCTTCTGCAAACCTCTCTGGATTAAACTCCTTTGCATCATCCCcccaaatttcatgatcatggTGAACTAGGATGGTGGGCAACACGACCTGCACTCCAGCTGGAAAACACATGTCTCCCACTTGAGTATCCTTATAAACAGCTCTAGCAAGCATTGCTACTGGTGGGTATAACCTAAGAACCTCATGAAAAATCATGGTAACCTGTGGTAGAGAAACTTTAGAAGTTGTTGCATGAGAATTCTTACTAAAATACATTCTAAATCATTATGAAGGACACTGAAGAATAAAGCAATTTCTTAAAATAGTGATGCAGAAGACAAAATGTTCTAAATCATGCATGACAAAATATCAAGTATGCAAAGGACATTGCATATCCCATGGATATAATAACTTAAGAACCTCATGAAAAATCATCATAATCTAGCagagaaatttgaaatcatgGCATGAGAACCCGTTCCTGAGCTACTAAGTGAAAGCAAATGTTTAGTACAAGATATAAAAACTTAAAGAGAAATGTGTTTTCAATTTGACTCCAATTATGGGGGAAAAAACAAAGTACTATACGATTTTAGTGAGAATCATTAAACTGAAGATTGGACTAGTACTCACAATTTTTAGGTGATTTAATCCAGCAGCTTCTGGTTTTTTATTCCCAAAAACCTGTAAAACCTCTTCTCTTGCACGAGCTTGCCAGTTTGGATGCTCGCTTAGCAGGACCATTGTCCATACAAGCAAAACTGAGGTTGTCTCTTGGCCAGCAAGATAGAATAGCTTACACTCTTCAATGACATCTTTGACACTCATTCTAATCTTCTTGTTATTTTGATGTTCTTGAATTTCTCTAAAATTGGATTCCATTAGTATACCTAATAAGTCACTATTAGCAGTTTCGCCAGCCTTCATTGCCTTCTCCCTTTTGTTAATGATACCCCTCAACAATGCATATACTTCTTTGCTTATTTGCTTCATCCTCCTGTTCGTCTTT
Protein-coding regions in this window:
- the LOC100265207 gene encoding cytochrome P450 CYP72A219 is translated as MKHSSVAISFGFLTVLISCLWRLLNWVWLRPKRLERCLREQGLAGNSYRLLHGDFKEMSMMLKEAYSRPISLSDEIAPRVLPFHCHFIKKYGTDMTWFGPNPMVNIMEPELIRDVLLKSNVFQKPPPHPLGKLLVSGLVTLEGERWAKRRKIINPAFHLEKLKNMLPAFHLSCSDMVTKWKMLSVGGSCELDVWPYLENLTGDVISRTAFGSSYEEGRRIFQLQKEQTHLAIQVTMSVYIPGWRFLPTKTNRRMKQISKEVYALLRGIINKREKAMKAGETANSDLLGILMESNFREIQEHQNNKKIRMSVKDVIEECKLFYLAGQETTSVLLVWTMVLLSEHPNWQARAREEVLQVFGNKKPEAAGLNHLKIVTMIFHEVLRLYPPVAMLARAVYKDTQVGDMCFPAGVQVVLPTILVHHDHEIWGDDAKEFNPERFAEGVLKATKNQVSFFPFGWGPRVCIGQNFAMMEAKIALAMILQHFSFELSPSYAHAPFSILTMQPQYGAHLILRGLQC